From the genome of Cryomorphaceae bacterium:
GGCGGATGGAAGGCGTGAGTATCTGGGTGATTCCCGCCAATCTTGTAACCGCATCAGCCGGCGAGGACAGCGACGCGTTTTTCGATCCCGCCGAAGACAAAGTGTACCGTCATCCAACCTTCTACACCGTGCCCGAAGGGGTAAAATACCTGTAAGCATGACCTCCAAAGAAGCACTTTTCAACTATGTTCTGAAGCTGGGTGACTCCAGCCTGATTATGGGTCACCGCTTGTCTGAGTGGACAGCCCACGGCCCTGTACTGGAGCACGATATAGCCCTGACCAATATTGCGCTTGACCACATCGGGCAGGCGCGAATGCTGCTCACCTACGCCGGTGAGCTTGAGGATAAGGGTCGTACGGAAGATGACCTTGCCTATTGGCGCGACGCATCGCAGTATCGCAATTCGTTGCTATGTGAACTGCCCAACGGCGATTTCGGGCAAACGATTGTGAAGATGTTCCTCTTTGACGCTTTTCAGGTTGAACTGCACGAGGCCCTTTCGCAATCTCCCGACGAGCAACTCAAAGCCATTGCTGTAAAGTCGCTGAAAGAATCGAAATACCATTTGCGTTACAGCCGCGATTGGGTGTTTCGCCTTGGTGACGGCACCGAAGAGAGCAAAATTCGCATCGCCAATGGCCTCGAAACTGTGTGGATGTATTTCGGCGACTTGTTTGAGCCTGCCCAAGGCGAGGATGTTCTTGAAGCTGAAAAAGTCATTCCAGATACTTCTGCACTTCGGCTTCGTGTAGAGCAAACCATTCGCGACACGTTTACGCAGGCCACCCTTGCTCTGCCCGATTTTGACGCAGTAATGCAGGAAGGAAGCCAGCGAGGCATTCACACGGAAGATCTGAGCTACATTCTGTCGGAAATGCAGTCTGTAACACGCATGCATCCCGGAGCAACATGGTAAAGAGCCCTGCCACCGAAAAAGCATGGGAGGTTCTGGAAGAAGTGAAGGACCCTGAAATTCCGGTGCTCTCGGTGGTGGATATGGGTATTGTGAGGAGTATTGAGGATCTTCCTGATGGAATGAAAGTCACCATTACCCCTACTTACAGCGGCTGCCCGGCCATGGAGGTGATTGAGAACGAAATTCGCCAGGCGCTTCAGGAACAGGGATTCAACAACGTTTCGGTTCGTTCGGTATTGCATCCTGCGTGGACTACCGACTGGATGTCTGAGAGCGGAAAGCAAAAACTGCTGGAATACGGTATTTCGCCGCCCCAGCATTCAACGGTTGACAAAAGCATTCTCACCGGAGAAGCCAAAGAGGTGATCTGCCCCAACTGCCGAAGTGTTAACACGCGTATGCAAAGCCAGTTTGGCTCCACACCATGCAAGGCCCTATACATCTGCAACGATTGCCTGGAGC
Proteins encoded in this window:
- a CDS encoding 1,2-phenylacetyl-CoA epoxidase subunit B, whose amino-acid sequence is MSHIKEGSHGILWEVFIQSKPGIPHKHAGNVHAHHAEEALTNARDVYTRRMEGVSIWVIPANLVTASAGEDSDAFFDPAEDKVYRHPTFYTVPEGVKYL
- the paaI gene encoding phenylacetate-CoA oxygenase subunit PaaI; amino-acid sequence: MTSKEALFNYVLKLGDSSLIMGHRLSEWTAHGPVLEHDIALTNIALDHIGQARMLLTYAGELEDKGRTEDDLAYWRDASQYRNSLLCELPNGDFGQTIVKMFLFDAFQVELHEALSQSPDEQLKAIAVKSLKESKYHLRYSRDWVFRLGDGTEESKIRIANGLETVWMYFGDLFEPAQGEDVLEAEKVIPDTSALRLRVEQTIRDTFTQATLALPDFDAVMQEGSQRGIHTEDLSYILSEMQSVTRMHPGATW
- the paaJ gene encoding phenylacetate-CoA oxygenase subunit PaaJ — translated: MVKSPATEKAWEVLEEVKDPEIPVLSVVDMGIVRSIEDLPDGMKVTITPTYSGCPAMEVIENEIRQALQEQGFNNVSVRSVLHPAWTTDWMSESGKQKLLEYGISPPQHSTVDKSILTGEAKEVICPNCRSVNTRMQSQFGSTPCKALYICNDCLEPFDYFKCI